Proteins from a single region of Calypte anna isolate BGI_N300 chromosome 26, bCalAnn1_v1.p, whole genome shotgun sequence:
- the GOLT1A gene encoding LOW QUALITY PROTEIN: vesicle transport protein GOT1A (The sequence of the model RefSeq protein was modified relative to this genomic sequence to represent the inferred CDS: inserted 1 base in 1 codon), with translation MVPLSDFQRIGVGLVGFGLFFVLFGMLLYFDSVLLAFGNILFLSGLVFIIGFRRTFTFFFQRPKLKGSSFFFGGVLIVLMRWPXLGMLLEAYGFITLFSGFFPVAFGFLGSLVNIPVLNKLLQKVGGSSSMV, from the exons ATGGTTCCTCTGTCCGACTTTCAGC GGATTGGTGTGGGATTGGTTGGCTTTGGCCtcttctttgtcctttttgGGATGCTCTTGTATTTCGACTCAGTGCTCCTGGCTTTTGGGAAT ATCCTCTTCCTCTCTGGCTTGGTCTTCATCATTGGCTTCAGGAGGACCTTCACCTTCTTCTTCCAGAGACCAAAGCTGAAGGGCTCCAGCTTCTTCTTTGGGGGGGTCCTCATTGTGCTCATGAGGTGGC CTCTTGGCATGCTGCTGGAGGCTTACGGCTTCATCACCCTCTTCAG TGGGTTTTTCCCGgtggcttttgggtttttgggcTCACTGGTGAACATCCCTGTGCTGAACAAg CTCTTGCAGAAagtgggaggcagcagctccatggtGTGA